A genomic region of Mycolicibacterium poriferae contains the following coding sequences:
- a CDS encoding cation:proton antiporter, whose product MPAETAIQFFLQLAVILLACRLAGLFAQRLGQPPVIGEMIAGVVLGPSLLGRLWPEVQDALFPPGPTNVVLYTTAQIGLVLYMFVIGLNFDVDHIRQRAGTAAAVSAAGTLAPLALGAIAAVPLLNHGGYFGADVSPAMAMLFLGASIAITAFPMLARIIFEKGLSGTTLGSLALACGATTDAISWCILAVVLAAHGGTPATAVVAIVGGLAYAVVLLTAGRRVLRRLDRPSGQETIGAPVLSTVLILLMACAWITDTIGIYAIFGAFVLGVAMPSGHFARRLTDRIEPLTTALLLPLFFVYSGLNTEIGLVNTPTLWAVTLGLLVVAIAGKGVACAAAARLSKVPAREAVALGALMNARGLIELILLNIGLEAGIITPTLFTMLVLVAIVTTLMASPIFEAAYGRGRVASG is encoded by the coding sequence GTGCCCGCAGAGACCGCGATCCAGTTCTTCCTGCAGTTGGCCGTCATCCTGCTGGCATGCCGCCTCGCCGGCCTGTTCGCGCAGCGACTGGGCCAGCCACCGGTCATCGGCGAGATGATCGCGGGTGTGGTGCTGGGGCCGTCTCTACTGGGTCGTCTCTGGCCGGAGGTCCAGGACGCGCTGTTTCCGCCGGGTCCGACGAACGTGGTCCTCTACACCACGGCCCAGATCGGGCTCGTCCTCTACATGTTCGTCATCGGGCTCAACTTCGACGTCGACCACATCCGGCAGCGGGCCGGTACCGCCGCGGCGGTGTCCGCGGCGGGCACGCTGGCACCGCTGGCGCTCGGTGCCATCGCTGCGGTGCCGCTGCTGAACCACGGTGGCTACTTCGGTGCCGACGTCAGCCCCGCCATGGCGATGCTGTTCCTGGGCGCCTCGATCGCGATCACCGCGTTCCCGATGCTCGCCCGGATCATCTTCGAAAAGGGTCTGTCCGGAACGACTCTGGGAAGCCTGGCCCTGGCCTGCGGCGCAACCACCGACGCCATCTCGTGGTGCATCCTGGCCGTCGTCCTCGCCGCCCACGGGGGAACACCGGCGACGGCGGTCGTCGCCATCGTCGGCGGTCTCGCCTACGCGGTGGTGCTGCTGACCGCCGGGCGGCGCGTGCTGCGCCGACTGGACCGACCGTCCGGACAGGAGACGATCGGGGCGCCGGTTCTCAGTACGGTGCTGATCCTGCTCATGGCGTGTGCCTGGATCACCGACACGATCGGCATCTACGCCATCTTCGGGGCATTCGTTCTCGGCGTCGCCATGCCGTCGGGTCACTTCGCACGTCGCCTCACCGACAGGATCGAACCGTTGACGACGGCACTGCTGCTGCCGTTGTTCTTCGTCTACTCCGGACTGAACACCGAGATCGGTTTGGTGAACACCCCGACGCTGTGGGCGGTGACCCTCGGACTGCTGGTGGTCGCCATCGCCGGCAAGGGCGTCGCCTGCGCGGCAGCGGCGCGGTTGAGCAAAGTACCGGCACGGGAGGCGGTAGCCCTCGGCGCGCTGATGAACGCCCGCGGCCTGATCGAACTCATCCTGCTCAACATCGGGCTGGAAGCGGGCATCATCACCCCGACGCTGTTCACGATGCTGGTGCTGGTGGCGATCGTCACCACCCTGATGGCCTCACCGATCTTCGAGGCCGCCTACGGTCGCGGCCGCGTCGCGTCGGGATAG
- a CDS encoding S9 family peptidase: MALPALIPVEDFFKPPTRAAATLSPDGTKLAFLAPWQNRLNVWIEDLDSSESPAEPRCVTTDANRSVFHYEWTDDPRWLIYLQDTNGDENWHVFRVDLDDPGAAAVDLTPFPGAMALPVREVKDGKTGVMVNNREPTLLDLHELDIVTGELTLIAENPGQVNNWLNNDKGDVLATSLTPEGHLELSRWDGERLSHVATFDGSDYPVGIDPMVITPEGTGVWMGSNRDTDRTRLVHVDLTTGEETEVDSHPEFDVDPRSTVSPMMPAPLIQHRRTGALLAVRYLGERQVIRPLDPDFAEVLARLEALSVGDITRLSSDEAGRRWVVGFNDDRDPGATYLYDHSSGQSRLLYRPLPHLAPESMAPMRPVTIPSRDGLALHSYLTLPVGVEPDKLPLVLVVHGGPWYRDSWGFDAGVQMLANRGYAVLQVNFRGSTGYGKAFLKAAIGEFAGKMHDDLIDGVNWAVEQGYADPDRVAIFGGSYGGYATLVGVTVTPDVFAAAIDYVGISDLANFMRTLPPIARPHLANNWHAYVGDPDDPDQLADMRKRSPITMVDQIRTPLLVIQGANDVRVVQAESDNLVNALRDRGVEVDYLVQSTEGHGAVNPETVIEMYQKVSEFLAHHLGGRA; this comes from the coding sequence ATGGCATTGCCCGCACTGATTCCCGTCGAGGACTTCTTCAAGCCACCGACCCGTGCCGCCGCGACGCTGTCGCCCGACGGCACGAAGCTGGCATTCCTCGCCCCCTGGCAGAACCGTCTCAACGTGTGGATCGAGGACCTCGACTCCTCTGAATCCCCCGCTGAGCCGCGATGTGTGACCACCGACGCCAACCGCAGCGTCTTCCACTACGAGTGGACCGACGATCCACGGTGGCTGATCTACCTGCAGGACACCAACGGTGACGAGAACTGGCATGTCTTCCGCGTCGACCTGGACGACCCCGGGGCCGCCGCCGTCGACCTCACCCCGTTCCCCGGCGCGATGGCGCTACCCGTCCGCGAGGTCAAAGACGGCAAGACCGGCGTGATGGTGAACAACCGGGAACCGACATTGCTCGACCTGCACGAACTCGACATCGTCACAGGCGAACTGACGCTGATCGCCGAGAACCCGGGCCAGGTCAACAACTGGCTGAACAACGACAAGGGTGACGTTCTCGCCACGTCGCTGACGCCGGAAGGACATCTCGAACTGTCCCGTTGGGACGGCGAGAGACTGTCACATGTAGCAACGTTCGACGGCAGCGACTACCCGGTGGGAATCGACCCGATGGTCATCACGCCCGAGGGCACCGGCGTGTGGATGGGCTCCAACCGCGACACCGACCGGACCCGGCTCGTGCACGTCGACCTGACCACGGGTGAGGAAACCGAGGTCGACAGTCACCCCGAGTTCGACGTCGACCCACGGTCGACCGTCAGCCCGATGATGCCCGCACCTCTCATCCAGCACCGGCGTACCGGCGCGCTGCTCGCGGTGCGCTACCTCGGTGAGCGGCAGGTGATTCGCCCGCTCGATCCGGACTTCGCCGAGGTGCTGGCCAGGCTCGAGGCACTGTCGGTGGGAGACATCACCCGACTCTCGTCGGATGAGGCCGGCCGACGCTGGGTGGTCGGATTCAACGACGACCGTGATCCCGGCGCCACCTACCTCTACGACCACAGCAGCGGCCAGAGCAGGTTGCTGTACCGGCCGCTCCCCCACCTGGCACCGGAGTCCATGGCGCCGATGCGCCCGGTCACCATCCCGTCGCGGGACGGTCTGGCACTGCATTCCTACCTGACATTGCCGGTCGGCGTCGAGCCCGACAAACTTCCGTTGGTGCTGGTGGTCCACGGTGGCCCCTGGTACCGCGACAGCTGGGGCTTCGACGCCGGAGTGCAGATGCTGGCCAACCGCGGTTATGCGGTGCTGCAGGTGAACTTCCGCGGGTCCACCGGATACGGGAAGGCATTCCTCAAAGCCGCGATCGGAGAGTTCGCCGGCAAGATGCACGACGACCTGATCGACGGCGTCAACTGGGCTGTGGAGCAGGGCTACGCCGACCCGGACCGCGTGGCAATCTTCGGCGGATCCTACGGCGGCTACGCCACCTTGGTCGGCGTCACCGTCACCCCCGACGTTTTCGCCGCCGCCATCGACTACGTCGGTATCTCCGATCTGGCCAACTTCATGCGGACGTTGCCCCCGATCGCGCGGCCTCATCTGGCCAACAACTGGCATGCCTATGTCGGGGATCCCGACGATCCCGATCAGCTGGCCGACATGCGAAAGCGTTCACCGATCACCATGGTCGACCAGATCCGCACCCCGCTGCTGGTGATCCAGGGCGCCAACGATGTTCGCGTCGTCCAGGCAGAGTCCGACAACCTGGTCAACGCGCTGCGCGACCGCGGCGTCGAGGTCGACTACCTGGTACAGAGCACCGAGGGGCACGGCGCGGTCAACCCGGAGACGGTGATCGAGATGTATCAGAAGGTCTCGGAGTTCCTCGCCCACCACCTGGGTGGCCGAGCATGA
- a CDS encoding FAD-dependent monooxygenase: MAPHAVISGAGIAGPALAHELGARGWNTTVVERYPARRDEGQNVDVRGAAREVARRMGIDDAIRAANTGEIGTRFVKSDGTAAASFPVTSRGENDGPTAELEILRGELSRILVERTTADTDYRFDTQITAVDDRGDRVDVALSDGTSVDADLLVIAEGLHSRSRRFVTPVEVNDLGMYFAYATVARSEHDDLWWNWQHATGSRSVHLRPDNLGTTRAILTFLSDVRGFEDLDRAGQLTILRRTFADVGGAAQRVLAELDNGAPMYFSVAGQLRSPTWSKGRVALLGDAAFCNATFGGAGTSLALIGAYILAGELSTADDTIAALQSYQHRMRPFTAAAPRVRAEVLRLANPRTRAGIRLLHSAVGVAAGPVGKAVSAVTGRGLAAIGGDTLPLPDYPDATRPRP; the protein is encoded by the coding sequence ATGGCTCCTCACGCCGTCATCTCGGGTGCCGGCATCGCCGGTCCAGCGCTGGCCCACGAGCTCGGCGCCCGCGGGTGGAACACCACCGTGGTCGAGCGTTACCCCGCCCGACGCGACGAGGGGCAGAATGTCGATGTCCGCGGTGCCGCGCGCGAAGTGGCCCGGCGGATGGGAATCGACGATGCGATCCGCGCGGCGAACACCGGCGAGATCGGCACCCGCTTCGTCAAGTCCGACGGCACCGCGGCGGCCTCGTTTCCCGTCACGTCCCGCGGCGAAAACGACGGTCCCACCGCCGAACTGGAGATTCTGCGGGGAGAGTTGTCCCGCATCCTCGTCGAACGGACCACCGCCGACACCGACTACCGCTTCGACACCCAGATCACCGCGGTCGACGACCGTGGGGATCGCGTCGACGTGGCGCTGAGCGACGGCACGTCCGTCGACGCCGACCTGCTGGTGATCGCGGAGGGGTTGCATTCGCGATCGCGTCGTTTCGTCACCCCGGTCGAGGTGAACGACCTGGGCATGTACTTCGCCTACGCCACCGTGGCCCGTAGCGAGCACGACGACCTGTGGTGGAACTGGCAGCACGCGACCGGTTCGCGGTCGGTACATCTGCGCCCTGACAATCTCGGCACCACCCGCGCGATCCTGACCTTCCTCTCCGATGTCCGCGGTTTCGAAGATCTCGACCGCGCCGGGCAACTCACCATCCTGCGCCGCACGTTCGCCGACGTCGGCGGAGCGGCGCAGCGGGTGCTCGCCGAACTCGACAACGGGGCGCCGATGTACTTCTCGGTCGCCGGGCAGCTCCGCAGCCCGACGTGGAGCAAGGGCCGCGTCGCTCTGCTGGGGGACGCCGCGTTCTGCAACGCCACGTTCGGCGGGGCGGGGACCAGCCTGGCCCTCATCGGCGCCTACATTCTCGCCGGTGAGCTGAGCACCGCCGACGACACAATCGCGGCACTGCAGAGCTATCAACACCGTATGCGGCCCTTCACCGCCGCTGCTCCACGGGTCCGAGCCGAGGTGCTGCGCCTGGCCAACCCCCGCACCCGGGCAGGTATCCGGTTGTTGCACAGCGCGGTCGGGGTCGCAGCAGGTCCGGTCGGCAAAGCGGTGAGTGCGGTGACCGGAAGAGGGTTGGCCGCCATCGGCGGCGACACGTTGCCGCTGCCCGACTATCCCGACGCGACGCGGCCGCGACCGTAG
- a CDS encoding NAD(P)/FAD-dependent oxidoreductase: protein MRAQLSQLDPTAREALARRIRSQLSRDDAPVSSHDVLIVGGGAAALTLALDVRRERPETSVLLIEPTPHPVPEVTHTVGESTVEVSAHYLRERLDLAEHLNTSHIRKMGLRMFFSHNGNTDISQRMEVGGSVFVPQVTYQIDRGRLENELYRRCVAEGVDIVHGRVRTVDLGPEGGLHTVSVQQGDVTSETTARWVVDASGRNRVLPRQLELRRTNEHHCNAAWFRVATEIDVGAWSDDPRWHSRLAEGERAMSTNHLMGEGYWVWLIRLASGATSVGIVADPAFHAFDQFNTLEKARAWLAEHEPQCAAVLAQHDDEIRDFRVMKKYSHGVSRVFDGRHRWCLTGDAGIFLDPLYSSGLDLVAIGNGLITDMITRDLDGEDITVRAQISDTLFRSLTDMWLAIYQDQYTLMGTPTVMAAKIVWDVAFYWGFIGLLYINGRFVRIADDPDFVPALDGLIALSNRVQQFFREWAAVEDDTSPVPFVDLYEPLNFMAWLHVAMIAPAADFADQFDTNAQLLRQLAGQLFETVLADKASAFGEDSVMHQVQAWQRDPLIREMRSIYRHEQKTRPVSPDWIVTASPALQAT, encoded by the coding sequence GTGCGAGCGCAGCTTTCGCAACTCGACCCGACAGCACGAGAGGCTCTGGCCCGACGCATCAGGAGCCAGCTGTCGCGCGACGACGCGCCTGTGAGCAGCCACGATGTGCTCATCGTGGGGGGTGGCGCGGCGGCGCTGACCCTCGCGCTGGACGTGCGCCGCGAGCGGCCCGAAACCAGTGTTCTGCTCATCGAGCCGACCCCCCATCCGGTGCCGGAGGTCACCCACACCGTGGGCGAGTCCACGGTCGAGGTGTCTGCGCATTACCTGCGCGAGCGGCTGGATCTGGCCGAACACCTGAACACGTCACACATTCGTAAGATGGGCCTGCGGATGTTTTTTTCGCACAACGGAAACACCGACATCTCGCAGCGAATGGAAGTCGGTGGCTCGGTCTTCGTGCCGCAGGTCACCTATCAAATCGACCGCGGCAGACTGGAAAACGAACTGTATCGCCGCTGCGTCGCCGAGGGCGTCGACATCGTGCACGGTCGCGTGCGCACGGTGGACCTCGGGCCCGAGGGGGGACTGCACACCGTGTCCGTCCAACAGGGCGACGTGACCTCGGAGACGACGGCGCGCTGGGTGGTCGACGCGTCGGGGCGCAACCGCGTGCTGCCTCGCCAGCTCGAACTCCGACGTACCAACGAACATCATTGCAACGCAGCGTGGTTCCGGGTGGCGACGGAGATCGACGTCGGTGCCTGGAGCGACGATCCGCGCTGGCACAGCCGCCTGGCGGAGGGCGAGCGCGCCATGTCCACCAACCATCTGATGGGTGAGGGGTACTGGGTGTGGCTCATTCGTCTCGCCTCCGGCGCGACGAGTGTCGGCATCGTGGCCGACCCGGCGTTCCACGCCTTCGACCAGTTCAACACACTCGAGAAGGCGCGGGCGTGGCTGGCCGAGCACGAGCCGCAGTGTGCAGCCGTTCTGGCCCAGCACGACGACGAGATCCGCGACTTCCGGGTCATGAAGAAGTACAGCCACGGCGTGTCCAGGGTGTTCGACGGGCGGCACCGGTGGTGCCTGACCGGCGACGCGGGGATCTTCCTGGATCCGCTGTACTCGTCGGGCCTGGACCTCGTCGCGATCGGCAACGGCCTCATCACCGACATGATCACCCGCGACCTCGACGGCGAGGACATCACCGTTCGCGCACAGATCAGTGACACGCTGTTCCGGTCGCTGACCGACATGTGGCTGGCCATCTATCAAGACCAGTACACGCTGATGGGGACTCCCACGGTGATGGCGGCCAAGATCGTCTGGGACGTCGCGTTCTACTGGGGGTTCATCGGACTGCTCTACATCAACGGGCGGTTCGTCCGCATCGCCGACGATCCCGACTTCGTCCCTGCGCTGGACGGCTTGATCGCACTGAGCAACCGGGTGCAACAGTTCTTCCGGGAGTGGGCGGCCGTAGAGGACGACACCTCGCCGGTACCCTTCGTCGACCTGTACGAACCACTGAACTTCATGGCATGGCTGCACGTCGCGATGATCGCCCCGGCTGCCGACTTCGCCGACCAGTTCGACACGAATGCGCAGTTGCTGCGCCAGCTGGCCGGCCAGCTGTTCGAGACGGTGCTCGCAGACAAGGCGTCGGCGTTCGGTGAGGACAGTGTCATGCATCAGGTGCAGGCGTGGCAGCGCGACCCGCTGATCCGGGAGATGCGGTCGATCTACCGCCACGAACAGAAGACTCGTCCGGTCAGCCCCGACTGGATCGTGACCGCCTCACCGGCGCTGCAGGCGACTTGA
- a CDS encoding DUF3159 domain-containing protein — protein MTEAQTKPSLLTQMGGVSGMVYAGLPSVVFVVANAAADLRAAVMLGVGAGAGIAGLRLLRREPLQPALSGLLGVAVGAVIAYRTGDAKDFFVVGIWASLLLALVFLASILVRRPLVGVIWSALSGSKQTWRTDRTALIGYDIATLAVTAVFAARFVVQNWLYSVDATGWLAFARIAMGYPLMGVALVVVVWAVRRSGRRGAAHPADA, from the coding sequence ATGACCGAAGCCCAGACGAAACCCAGCTTGCTCACCCAGATGGGTGGCGTATCGGGGATGGTGTACGCGGGTCTGCCGAGCGTCGTCTTCGTGGTCGCCAACGCGGCGGCCGATCTGCGCGCGGCTGTCATGCTCGGGGTGGGCGCCGGCGCAGGCATCGCCGGACTACGCCTGCTGCGACGAGAACCGCTGCAACCCGCGTTGTCGGGTCTGCTCGGCGTGGCGGTCGGCGCGGTCATCGCCTACCGGACCGGCGACGCCAAGGACTTCTTCGTCGTCGGCATCTGGGCGAGTCTGCTTCTGGCGCTGGTGTTCCTGGCATCGATCCTGGTGCGTCGGCCGCTGGTCGGTGTCATCTGGAGTGCACTCAGCGGCAGCAAGCAGACGTGGCGCACCGATCGCACCGCCTTGATCGGCTACGACATCGCCACGCTCGCGGTCACAGCGGTGTTCGCGGCCCGGTTCGTCGTCCAGAACTGGCTCTACAGTGTCGACGCAACCGGCTGGCTGGCCTTCGCCCGGATCGCCATGGGCTACCCGCTGATGGGGGTCGCTCTGGTGGTGGTCGTCTGGGCCGTCCGCAGATCCGGGCGACGCGGCGCGGCCCACCCCGCGGACGCCTGA
- a CDS encoding MOSC domain-containing protein: MTTRTHAAGRVAVLFRYPVKSMLGETCATVEVTPLGVGGDRRYAFIDNRSGRVATAKNPRLWRGLLQCSAATGPGGVTVTLPAARPVPIAEAAAPLSELLGRPVHLAEERAAGAVVERSDPVDVLAHGLDADIEAELLEIAEGTPGGAFVDHSPVHLVTTATLDAVGLGTAEALRYRPNIVIETPPGCPPFIENDWVGHTIGFGPDGIELRATLPTPRCSVPTLQHGEVGRSPHSVRYLLEHNRVEAAGFGVLPCAGLYAEVLTGGVLRAGDAVWIG, encoded by the coding sequence ATGACGACACGTACCCACGCGGCCGGCCGGGTCGCCGTTCTCTTTCGCTACCCGGTCAAATCGATGTTGGGCGAGACGTGCGCGACGGTCGAGGTGACGCCGCTGGGGGTCGGCGGCGATCGCCGCTACGCGTTCATCGACAACCGATCGGGACGAGTGGCCACCGCCAAGAACCCCCGGCTGTGGCGCGGGCTTCTCCAGTGCTCGGCCGCTACCGGGCCCGGCGGAGTGACGGTCACGCTTCCGGCCGCCCGACCGGTGCCGATCGCCGAGGCCGCCGCGCCGCTGTCGGAATTGCTCGGCCGTCCCGTCCACCTCGCCGAGGAGCGTGCCGCCGGCGCGGTGGTGGAGCGCTCCGACCCGGTCGACGTACTCGCCCACGGCCTCGACGCCGACATCGAAGCCGAACTTCTGGAGATCGCCGAGGGCACTCCGGGCGGCGCGTTCGTCGATCATTCACCGGTGCACCTGGTGACCACCGCGACTCTCGACGCCGTGGGCTTGGGGACGGCCGAGGCGTTGCGTTACCGACCCAACATCGTGATCGAGACACCGCCCGGCTGCCCGCCCTTCATCGAGAACGACTGGGTCGGCCACACCATCGGCTTCGGGCCCGACGGCATCGAACTACGCGCCACGCTGCCCACACCCCGGTGCTCGGTGCCCACGTTGCAGCACGGCGAGGTGGGTCGCTCACCCCATTCCGTCCGCTACCTTCTCGAGCACAATCGTGTCGAGGCAGCAGGTTTCGGTGTACTGCCGTGCGCGGGTCTCTACGCCGAAGTCCTCACTGGCGGCGTGCTCCGCGCTGGTGACGCCGTCTGGATCGGTTGA
- a CDS encoding TetR/AcrR family transcriptional regulator, whose product MSTPTAPTADSDKQAQARLEVSRHACALFWERGFAGTSGDDIAAAAGLSTRTVWRYFRSKESCVEPVLAQSAHRFIELAWQWPPELSLAEHMAAHMAAHPLTAQQIADEVSALRIATMSTSDPALRTAYLMVHDEMERAFVPVLARRLGLPEDHLTARLCAAAVTGAFRVIDEDVGHRAIIKKEKVTQEEALALIDLAIRDATNGRVGGPVSP is encoded by the coding sequence GTGTCCACACCAACCGCGCCCACAGCCGACAGCGACAAGCAGGCCCAGGCCCGGTTGGAAGTGTCCCGGCACGCCTGCGCGCTGTTCTGGGAGCGCGGCTTCGCCGGCACCAGCGGAGACGACATCGCCGCAGCCGCCGGGCTTTCCACGCGCACCGTCTGGCGGTACTTCCGTAGCAAGGAGAGTTGCGTCGAGCCGGTGCTCGCCCAGTCGGCACACCGGTTCATCGAGCTGGCATGGCAGTGGCCCCCCGAACTGTCGCTGGCCGAGCACATGGCAGCCCACATGGCCGCGCACCCGCTGACCGCGCAGCAGATCGCCGACGAGGTCAGCGCTCTGCGCATCGCGACGATGTCGACGTCCGATCCCGCGTTGCGCACCGCGTATCTGATGGTGCACGACGAGATGGAACGTGCCTTCGTGCCCGTCCTCGCACGCCGGCTCGGGCTACCGGAGGACCACCTGACCGCACGGCTGTGCGCAGCGGCCGTCACGGGTGCCTTCCGGGTCATCGACGAAGACGTCGGGCACCGGGCGATCATCAAAAAAGAGAAGGTCACCCAGGAAGAAGCCCTGGCGCTGATCGATCTCGCCATCCGGGACGCCACCAACGGCCGCGTCGGCGGCCCCGTGTCGCCCTGA